A single window of Ictalurus punctatus breed USDA103 chromosome 27, Coco_2.0, whole genome shotgun sequence DNA harbors:
- the LOC108259406 gene encoding calpain-2 catalytic subunit-like isoform X1, which produces MSGVASTLAKKRARAAGFGTNANANKYLNQDYEALRSQHQGQLFCDDYFPAAPESLGFQELGPNSSKTRGVQWKRPGELCSRPQFIVGGATRTDICQGALGDCWLLAAIASLTLNHDVMARVIPSGQDFESGYAGIFHFEFWQFGEWVDVVIDDRLPTKDGKLLFVHSAEGNEFWSALLEKAYAKVNGSYEALSGGSTTEGFEDFTGGIAEQYELRNAPTNMFQIIQKALASGALLGCSIDITSAADSEAITRQKLVKGHAYSLTGAVEVNCRGSLEKLVRMRNPWGQVEWTGAWSDGSCEWNSVDPSERPNANAEDGEFWMSFSEFQRQYSRIEICTLTPDAITSDQVKPWSVKNYSGNWRRGSTAGGCRNHAQTFWMNPQFVIKVNEEDDDPNDNEKGCSLLVGLIQKNRRRLRKEGGDMHTIGYAIYEVPSQFQGQTNLHLDKNFFLTHAQTARSETFINLREVSTRFKLPAGEYLVVPSTFDPHLDGDFCLRVFSEKQTETQRCDDPVDAKLEDETVSDSEVEGSFRSLFMKLAGADMEISAVELRSILNKVVAKRTDIKTDGFSLDTARTMVNIMDDSGNGKLGLGEFATLWKKVQRYMNIYKENDMDNSGNISTTELRGALAKAGFSLNDTIFQLLVARYAVTDLTIDFDDFVGCLMRLELMFRVFRKMDPHNTGFLEMDFQMWLCLTMI; this is translated from the exons ATGTCGGGAGTCGCGTCCACTTTGGCCAAGAAGCGAGCCCGGGCTGCGGGTTTCGGCACCAACGCGAACGCCAATAAATACCTGAACCAGGACTACGAGGCGCTCCGGAGCCAGCACCAGGGTCAGCTGTTCTGTGATGATTACTTCCCAGCTGCGCCGGAGTCCCTGGGCTTTCAGGAACTCGGACCCAATTCCTCCAAGACCAGGGGTGTGCAATGGAAAAGACCTGGA gAGCTGTGCTCCAGACCTCAGTTCATCGTCGGAGGAGCTACGCGGACCGATATCTGCCAAGGAGCTCTGG gggACTGCTGGCTCTTGGCGGCCATTGCCTCTCTCACGCTGAACCATGATGTGATGGCCAGGGTGATCCCCAGCGGCCAGGATTTCGAATCTGGCTATGCCGGAATCTTCCACTTTGAG TTCTGGCAGTTTGGTGAGTGGGTGGACGTCGTCATCGACGATCGGCTACCTACAAAGGATGGAAAACTGCTGTTTGTCCACTCAGCAGAAGGCAACGAGTTTTGGAGCGCCCTATTGGAAAAGGCCTACGCTAA GGTGAACGGCTCGTACGAGGCTCTGTCCGGAGGCTCCACCACCGAGGGCTTTGAGGATTTCACCGGCGGAATTGCCGAGCAGTACGAGCTGAGGAACGCACCGACGAACATGTTCCAGATCATCCAGAAAGCTCTGGCATCTGGAGCGCTGCTCGGCTGCTCCATAGAC atcacGAGTGCTGCTGATTCAGAGGCCATCACTCGGCAGAAATTGGTGAAGGGACACGCCTACTCGCTGACAGGAGCTGTCGAG GTCAATTGCCGTGGTAGTCTGGAGAAGCTGGTGCGCATGAGGAACCCGTGGGGTCAGGTGGAGTGGACTGGAGCCTGGAGTGATGg CTCGTGTGAGTGGAACTCTGTGGATCCTTCGGAGCGGCCGAATGCCAACGCGGAAGACGGAGAGTTTTG GATGTCGTTTTCCGAGTTCCAGCGGCAGTACTCGCGTATCGAGATCTGCACCCTGACGCCAGACGCCATCACTAGCGACCAGGTCAAGCCGTGGAGCGTGAAAAACTATAGCGGGAACTGGAGGAGGGGCTCCACAGCTGGAGGCTGCAGGAATCATGCTC AAACGTTCTGGATGAACCCGCAGTTTGTCATCAAGGTGAACGAAGAGGACGACGACCCGAATGACAACGAGAAGGGCTGCAGCCTCTTAGTGGGTCTGATCCAGAAGAACCGGCGCCGTTTAAGAAAGGAGGGAGGGGACATGCACACCATCGGCTACGCCATCTACGAG GTGCCTTCCCAG TTCCAAGGCCAGACGAACTTGCACCTGGACAAGAACTTTTTCCTGACGCACGCGCAAACAGCTCGCTCCGAGACCTTCATCAACCTGCGCGAGGTCAGCACCCGGTTCAAGCTGCCAGCCGGCGAATACCTCGTCGTTCCCTCCACCTTCGATCCCCACTTGGATGGCGACTTCTGCCTGCGTGTCTTCTCTGAGAAGCAGACCGAAACACA GCGCTGCGATGATCCTGTCGATGCTAAATTAGAAGAC GAAACCGTGTCCGATAGTGAAGTAGAGGGAAGCTTCAGGAGCCTGTTCATGAAACTGGCAGGAGCT GACATGGAGATCTCTGCTGTGGAGCTCAGATCAATACTGAACAAAGTTGTCGCGAAAC GAACTGACATTAAGACAGACGGCTTCTCCTTGGACACAGCTCGCACCATGGTCAACATCATGGAT GACAGCGGCAATGGGAAGCTTGGCTTGGGCGAGTTCGCTACGTTGTGGAAGAAAGTGCAGAGATACATG AACATCTATAAGGAAAATGACATGGATAACTCCGGGAATATAAGCACAACAGAGCTTCGTGGGGCACTGGCGAAAGCTG GATTTAGTCTGAATGATACCATCTTCCAGCTGTTGGTGGCCCGCTACGCTGTTACTGACCTCACCATTGATTTTGATGACTTTGTGGGCTGCCTTATGCGATTGGAACTGATGTTCC GAGTTTTCCGGAAGATGGATCCACACAACACCGGTTTCTTAGAGATGGACTTTCAAATG TGGCTGTGCTTAACTATGATCTGA
- the LOC108259406 gene encoding calpain-2 catalytic subunit-like (The RefSeq protein has 6 substitutions compared to this genomic sequence), with protein sequence MSGVASTLAKKRARAAGFGTNANANKYLNQDYEALRSQHQGQLFCDPYFPAAPESLGFQELGPNSSKTRGVQWKRPGELCSRPQFIVGGATRTDICQGALGDCWLLAAIASLTLNQDVMARVIPSGQDFESGYAGIFHFQFWQFGEWVDVVIDDRLPTKDGKLLFVHSAEGNEFWSALLEKAYAKANGSYEALSGGSTTEGFEDFTGGIAEQYELRNAPANMFQIIQKALASGALLGCSIDITSAADSEAITRQKLVKGHAYSLTGAVEVNYRGSLEKLVRMRNPWGQVEWTGAWSDGSCEWNSVDPSERPNANAEDGEFWMSFSEFQRQYSRIEICTLTPDAITSDQVKPWSVKNYSGNWRRGSTAGGCRNHAQTFWMNPQFVIKVNEEDDDPNDNEKGCSLLVGLIQKNRRRLRKEGGDMHTIGYAIYEVPSQFQGQTNLHLDKNFFLTHAQTARSETFINLREVSTRFKLPAGEYLVVPSTFDPHLDGDFCLRVFSEKQTETQRCDDPVDAKLEDETVSDSEVEGSFRSLFMKLAGADMEISAVELRSILNKVVAKRTDIKTDGFSLDTARTMVNIMDDSGNGKLGLGEFATLWKKVQRYMNIYKENDMDNSGNISTTELRGALAKAGFSLNDTIFQLLVARYAVTDLTIDFDDFVGCLMRLELMFRVFRKMDPHNTGFLEMDFQMWLCLTMI encoded by the exons ATGTCGGGAGTCGCGTCCACTTTGGCCAAGAAGCGAGCCCGGGCTGCGGGTTTCGGCACCAACGCGAACGCCAATAAATACCTGAACCAGGACTACGAGGCGCTCCGGAGCCAGCACCAGGGTCAGCTGTTCTGTGATGATTACTTCCCAGCTGCGCCGGAGTCCCTGGGCTTTCAGGAACTCGGACCCAATTCCTCCAAGACCAGGGGTGTGCAATGGAAAAGACCTGGA gAGCTGTGCTCCAGACCTCAGTTCATCGTCGGAGGAGCTACGCGGACCGATATCTGCCAAGGAGCTCTGG gggACTGCTGGCTCTTGGCGGCCATTGCCTCTCTCACGCTGAACCATGATGTGATGGCCAGGGTGATCCCCAGCGGCCAGGATTTCGAATCTGGCTATGCCGGAATCTTCCACTTTGAG TTCTGGCAGTTTGGTGAGTGGGTGGACGTCGTCATCGACGATCGGCTACCTACAAAGGATGGAAAACTGCTGTTTGTCCACTCAGCAGAAGGCAACGAGTTTTGGAGCGCCCTATTGGAAAAGGCCTACGCTAA GGTGAACGGCTCGTACGAGGCTCTGTCCGGAGGCTCCACCACCGAGGGCTTTGAGGATTTCACCGGCGGAATTGCCGAGCAGTACGAGCTGAGGAACGCACCGACGAACATGTTCCAGATCATCCAGAAAGCTCTGGCATCTGGAGCGCTGCTCGGCTGCTCCATAGAC atcacGAGTGCTGCTGATTCAGAGGCCATCACTCGGCAGAAATTGGTGAAGGGACACGCCTACTCGCTGACAGGAGCTGTCGAG GTCAATTGCCGTGGTAGTCTGGAGAAGCTGGTGCGCATGAGGAACCCGTGGGGTCAGGTGGAGTGGACTGGAGCCTGGAGTGATGg CTCGTGTGAGTGGAACTCTGTGGATCCTTCGGAGCGGCCGAATGCCAACGCGGAAGACGGAGAGTTTTG GATGTCGTTTTCCGAGTTCCAGCGGCAGTACTCGCGTATCGAGATCTGCACCCTGACGCCAGACGCCATCACTAGCGACCAGGTCAAGCCGTGGAGCGTGAAAAACTATAGCGGGAACTGGAGGAGGGGCTCCACAGCTGGAGGCTGCAGGAATCATGCTC AAACGTTCTGGATGAACCCGCAGTTTGTCATCAAGGTGAACGAAGAGGACGACGACCCGAATGACAACGAGAAGGGCTGCAGCCTCTTAGTGGGTCTGATCCAGAAGAACCGGCGCCGTTTAAGAAAGGAGGGAGGGGACATGCACACCATCGGCTACGCCATCTACGAG GTGCCTTCCCAG TTCCAAGGCCAGACGAACTTGCACCTGGACAAGAACTTTTTCCTGACGCACGCGCAAACAGCTCGCTCCGAGACCTTCATCAACCTGCGCGAGGTCAGCACCCGGTTCAAGCTGCCAGCCGGCGAATACCTCGTCGTTCCCTCCACCTTCGATCCCCACTTGGATGGCGACTTCTGCCTGCGTGTCTTCTCTGAGAAGCAGACCGAAACACA GCGCTGCGATGATCCTGTCGATGCTAAATTAGAAGAC GAAACCGTGTCCGATAGTGAAGTAGAGGGAAGCTTCAGGAGCCTGTTCATGAAACTGGCAGGAGCT GACATGGAGATCTCTGCTGTGGAGCTCAGATCAATACTGAACAAAGTTGTCGCGAAAC GAACTGACATTAAGACAGACGGCTTCTCCTTGGACACAGCTCGCACCATGGTCAACATCATGGAT GACAGCGGCAATGGGAAGCTTGGCTTGGGCGAGTTCGCTACGTTGTGGAAGAAAGTGCAGAGATACATG AACATCTATAAGGAAAATGACATGGATAACTCCGGGAATATAAGCACAACAGAGCTTCGTGGGGCACTGGCGAAAGCTG GATTTAGTCTGAATGATACCATCTTCCAGCTGTTGGTGGCCCGCTACGCTGTTACTGACCTCACCATTGATTTTGATGACTTTGTGGGCTGCCTTATGCGATTGGAACTGATGTTCC GAGTTTTCCGGAAGATGGATCCACACAACACCGGTTTCTTAGAGATGGACTTTCAAATG TGGCTGTGCTTAACTATGATCTGA